A stretch of the Methylacidiphilum caldifontis genome encodes the following:
- a CDS encoding class I SAM-dependent methyltransferase, translated as MPINLLEIGVQNGGSLEIWSQYFKKAAKIVGCDINSRCKELIFSDPRIRVIIGDASQEDTKKQIISESSTFNLIIDDGSHKSSDVIKNFALYFPYLENNGIYIVEDLHCSYWKEFEGGLYYPYTTVGFLKKLVDIIHHPYWGVAMKRDDLIRGFEKVYGIRIENESLCQIYKIEFVNSICMITKSAEEETSIGKPIVAGKVAQVIPGVKDSEGAVSFPDQKGNFWSNETNPDFVEEKLLQQLAEKEEEIEKIKNSFSWKITKPIRFFQKLLKNTTKYQ; from the coding sequence ATGCCTATTAATTTACTCGAAATAGGCGTTCAAAATGGAGGATCTCTTGAGATTTGGTCTCAATATTTTAAAAAAGCGGCAAAAATCGTGGGTTGTGATATTAATTCTCGTTGCAAAGAGTTGATTTTTTCAGATCCCAGAATCCGTGTAATCATTGGTGATGCAAGCCAAGAAGATACAAAAAAACAGATTATTTCAGAATCATCCACCTTTAACCTCATTATCGACGATGGTTCCCACAAGTCGTCTGATGTCATTAAAAACTTTGCCCTCTATTTCCCTTATCTCGAAAATAATGGAATTTATATTGTAGAAGATCTCCATTGTAGTTATTGGAAAGAGTTCGAAGGAGGTCTTTACTACCCTTATACCACAGTCGGATTTCTCAAAAAACTTGTGGATATTATTCATCATCCCTATTGGGGTGTAGCTATGAAAAGGGATGATTTGATAAGGGGGTTCGAAAAAGTTTATGGCATTCGGATTGAAAATGAATCCCTTTGTCAAATTTATAAAATAGAATTTGTCAATTCCATTTGTATGATAACTAAATCAGCCGAAGAAGAAACTTCTATTGGCAAACCGATTGTTGCCGGAAAAGTAGCTCAAGTTATCCCTGGGGTAAAAGATTCGGAGGGTGCTGTATCCTTTCCGGATCAAAAAGGAAATTTTTGGTCTAATGAAACGAATCCCGATTTCGTAGAGGAAAAACTCCTTCAACAATTGGCTGAAAAAGAAGAAGAAATCGAAAAGATAAAAAATTCCTTCAGTTGGAAAATAACCAAACCCATTCGGTTTTTCCAAAAACTTCTAAAAAACACTACGAAATATCAATAG
- a CDS encoding efflux RND transporter periplasmic adaptor subunit, whose translation MTKRIKKDIEKKEEKEDNPRFVKKKGILFFFQSVIHFFKGKSIGALKSLKEKKPLFILGTLFFLLLILSLFQRILNWFELQATLKESQNVYVKVIHPEKTKEFTSLALPGTTQGFYETPIWARVNGYIKKWYVDIGDKVKAGQLLCEIDAPEVDKEVEHARAKVEIARISYERWKNLASTRAVSAQEYDVQRTGYEAAVAELDKLLQWQSFEKVTAPFDGVITARNIDIGTLVAGQNEAVQGAHKQLYRIAQIDILRIYIAVPQTYSFSINEGMAAEVIVPEQPGKIYSGKVVRTSYGLESASRTLLTEVDVENSDMKLLPGLYVIVSIKVPSIAPWTIPVNTLFFKEAKPYVSTVDQNNICHLKEVEVGNNDGYKVEILKGVTPQDRVVLNPPDEAKVEGSKVIVVGSQ comes from the coding sequence ATGACTAAAAGAATTAAAAAAGACATAGAGAAAAAAGAAGAAAAGGAGGATAATCCTCGTTTTGTAAAAAAAAAAGGAATTCTCTTTTTCTTCCAATCTGTGATTCACTTTTTTAAAGGGAAAAGCATTGGTGCCTTAAAGTCTTTAAAAGAAAAAAAACCATTGTTTATTTTAGGGACACTATTTTTTTTACTTCTCATTTTGTCTTTATTTCAAAGAATCTTAAACTGGTTTGAGCTTCAAGCCACCCTGAAGGAATCCCAAAATGTTTATGTCAAGGTAATCCATCCAGAAAAAACAAAAGAGTTTACTTCTTTAGCCTTGCCTGGGACAACTCAAGGCTTCTATGAAACCCCAATCTGGGCTAGGGTAAACGGTTATATTAAAAAATGGTACGTGGATATTGGTGACAAGGTCAAAGCGGGACAACTTCTTTGTGAAATTGATGCACCAGAAGTAGATAAGGAAGTTGAACATGCTCGAGCTAAAGTAGAGATCGCAAGGATAAGTTATGAAAGATGGAAAAACCTTGCCTCTACCCGAGCTGTTTCAGCTCAGGAATATGACGTTCAAAGAACGGGTTATGAAGCAGCTGTAGCTGAGTTGGATAAACTGTTGCAGTGGCAAAGTTTCGAAAAGGTCACCGCACCCTTCGATGGGGTCATTACAGCAAGAAACATTGATATTGGAACCCTTGTTGCTGGACAAAATGAAGCGGTTCAAGGAGCCCACAAACAACTCTATCGCATTGCTCAGATTGACATTTTAAGGATTTACATCGCTGTCCCTCAGACCTATTCTTTTTCGATCAATGAAGGCATGGCGGCTGAAGTCATTGTACCCGAGCAACCTGGAAAAATCTACTCGGGTAAAGTAGTGCGGACATCTTATGGGCTTGAATCGGCTTCAAGGACTCTACTGACGGAGGTCGACGTGGAAAATTCCGATATGAAACTCCTGCCTGGACTCTATGTTATCGTATCGATCAAAGTTCCAAGCATTGCTCCATGGACAATACCCGTCAATACATTGTTTTTTAAAGAAGCTAAACCCTATGTTTCGACGGTAGATCAAAATAATATTTGCCATCTTAAAGAAGTCGAAGTGGGAAATAACGATGGTTATAAAGTGGAAATATTAAAAGGGGTTACTCCACAGGATAGGGTAGTTCTCAATCCACCTGATGAAGCAAAAGTCGAAGGTTCTAAAGTGATCGTTGTAGGCTCACAGTAA
- a CDS encoding efflux RND transporter permease subunit, whose protein sequence is MWLVKLALKKTYTIGVLVILIFFLGFFSIKTTPTDIFPEIDIPVVVVTWQYLGLVPTDMTNYITTFSDYQIANFVDGVKRIDSNVYFGFSVSKVYFQPYVDISMAVAEITAVLQPIIKRMPPGTTPPLIFKFNASSVPVLQIAVSSFSLSEPALYDYTIWQLRRDLLSVKGTMFPPPWGGIVRWMTVDLDPNQLLARGVSAQDALNALDGQVLNYPSGDIKIGDRDYFVTLNNVPKNLFEINDFPIKRVYDPSFAYVRKNINDRVIYFRDVGTVHDGGVPQVNVVRLNGVRGILMTTLKTMGASTIQIVDQIKALLPEIRKANPDKKIQELFDQSVFVRAAIKGVVSEAGTAAFLTGLMILLFLRSPRSTFIVLTSIPLCILTALFLLKLLGHTLNLMTLGGLALAVGILVDDATVAIENIHRNKELGKPNLQSIMDGSQQIALPALVATLSISIVFTSVIFLEGPPKYLFIPMALAVVLALLFSYVLSRSLVPTMVLLLESQEHKESWIDKLFSFFYPFQSSFYRNFERFRHSYVNTLRVVLNNRKKFYSGVLLFILGSLLILPFIGRDFFPTVDAGIMRLHVYTPTGTRLEKTEEYFSRIEATIKKIIPPTELETIVDNMGLPIYFMATLAMSDSMNQASFDGEIMINLKEKHRPTEFYMKKIRTTLRKEFPDCTFFFQPADMVNQVLNFGTPAPIDIQVIGTDDKIAWQFATESLSKIKGIPGIVDAHIHQRIDYPTLHLEVDKVKAVEMGLFQIHIANNVLNQLSTSYMVKPTYWPDPKTTINYPLLAFSPQIKINSVNDLLNFPLTSITTPFLVGTSPPVESTQTLLGNVLNSELLANVAKLTHTKEPAMVSHSTMKPVFDILCNIQDTDLGSVASAIEKKLEPIRKKLPPLYRINLTGQLTSMNSAFQQLGFGIIFAIILVYLLMVVNFQSWREPFIILTGLPIGGCGVLWMLLLSHTTFNVPSLMGMLMSVGVITSNSILLITFANQRVKEGLNPLEASIESGLIRFRPIIMTASAMIIGMLPMSLGLTEGGEQYAPLGRAVIGGLLLGTVGTLFFVPAMFTTIRQRKL, encoded by the coding sequence ATGTGGTTGGTCAAATTAGCCTTAAAAAAAACTTATACTATCGGCGTATTGGTCATTCTGATTTTTTTCCTCGGTTTCTTTAGCATTAAAACGACCCCTACCGATATATTTCCTGAAATTGATATTCCCGTTGTTGTAGTGACTTGGCAATATCTGGGACTAGTTCCAACTGATATGACCAATTACATAACCACATTTAGCGATTATCAGATTGCAAATTTTGTCGATGGTGTAAAACGGATAGACTCAAATGTTTATTTCGGTTTTTCAGTCAGTAAAGTTTATTTTCAACCTTACGTAGATATTTCCATGGCAGTTGCAGAAATCACAGCCGTTCTTCAACCTATCATAAAAAGAATGCCTCCTGGGACAACCCCACCTCTTATATTTAAGTTTAATGCCTCATCTGTTCCTGTTTTACAAATTGCTGTTTCCAGTTTTTCTCTTTCTGAACCTGCTCTTTATGATTATACCATCTGGCAACTGCGCCGCGATCTATTGTCGGTTAAAGGGACAATGTTTCCTCCCCCATGGGGGGGAATAGTTAGGTGGATGACCGTAGATTTGGATCCCAATCAACTCCTTGCTAGGGGAGTTTCAGCCCAAGATGCATTGAATGCACTTGATGGGCAAGTGCTCAATTATCCTTCAGGGGATATAAAAATTGGGGATCGGGATTATTTTGTAACCTTGAACAATGTGCCAAAGAACCTTTTTGAAATTAATGATTTTCCGATAAAAAGGGTATATGATCCTAGCTTCGCTTATGTGCGAAAAAATATCAACGATCGGGTAATTTATTTTCGGGATGTTGGCACAGTGCACGATGGAGGGGTTCCTCAAGTCAATGTTGTCAGATTAAATGGAGTTCGTGGTATTCTCATGACCACACTCAAAACAATGGGAGCTTCGACCATTCAAATTGTTGATCAAATTAAAGCGCTCCTGCCCGAAATACGTAAAGCAAACCCAGACAAAAAAATTCAAGAACTCTTCGATCAATCCGTATTTGTTCGTGCAGCCATAAAAGGGGTAGTCTCTGAGGCTGGCACAGCTGCCTTTCTTACAGGACTAATGATCCTTTTGTTTCTAAGAAGCCCAAGAAGCACTTTTATCGTTCTCACTTCAATTCCCCTTTGCATATTAACCGCTTTATTTCTGCTTAAACTCTTGGGCCACACCTTGAATTTGATGACGCTTGGGGGTCTTGCTCTAGCAGTAGGCATACTTGTTGATGATGCAACAGTAGCTATCGAAAATATTCATAGAAATAAGGAGTTAGGGAAACCCAATTTGCAATCAATAATGGATGGCTCTCAACAGATAGCTCTTCCAGCACTCGTTGCCACACTATCGATTTCTATAGTCTTTACTTCTGTCATATTTCTAGAAGGTCCACCGAAATACCTTTTTATACCCATGGCTCTTGCCGTTGTTCTTGCTCTGCTTTTTTCTTATGTATTATCACGGTCTCTTGTCCCCACAATGGTTCTTTTATTGGAATCTCAAGAACATAAAGAAAGCTGGATCGATAAGCTTTTCTCCTTTTTTTATCCCTTCCAGAGTTCCTTTTATCGAAACTTTGAAAGATTTCGTCATTCCTATGTTAACACCTTGAGGGTTGTTTTAAACAACAGAAAGAAATTTTATAGTGGGGTGCTTTTGTTCATCTTAGGAAGCCTATTAATCCTTCCCTTTATTGGAAGGGATTTCTTCCCAACAGTCGATGCGGGAATCATGCGCTTGCATGTGTACACTCCTACGGGAACCCGTCTTGAAAAAACGGAGGAGTACTTTTCCCGAATCGAAGCGACCATAAAAAAAATAATCCCCCCTACTGAACTCGAAACCATTGTGGATAACATGGGCTTACCCATCTATTTTATGGCCACTCTTGCCATGTCCGATTCCATGAACCAAGCCTCTTTCGATGGGGAAATCATGATCAATTTAAAGGAAAAACACCGCCCTACTGAATTCTACATGAAAAAAATCAGAACAACTTTAAGAAAAGAATTTCCTGATTGTACTTTCTTTTTTCAACCCGCAGACATGGTTAATCAAGTTCTTAACTTCGGTACTCCTGCACCTATCGACATTCAAGTGATTGGTACTGACGATAAGATTGCCTGGCAATTTGCTACGGAATCTCTTTCCAAAATCAAGGGGATCCCTGGAATTGTAGACGCTCATATCCATCAACGGATAGATTATCCCACCCTTCATCTTGAAGTGGATAAAGTCAAAGCTGTTGAGATGGGTCTTTTTCAAATTCATATCGCTAATAATGTGTTAAATCAACTTTCAACAAGTTATATGGTCAAGCCTACTTACTGGCCAGATCCCAAAACGACAATTAATTATCCATTGCTTGCTTTCAGCCCACAAATTAAGATTAACTCTGTCAACGATTTATTGAATTTTCCTTTAACCTCCATCACTACCCCTTTTTTGGTGGGAACTTCTCCTCCAGTCGAATCAACGCAAACCCTTCTTGGCAACGTCTTAAATTCCGAGCTCTTAGCTAATGTCGCCAAGTTGACTCATACAAAAGAACCAGCTATGGTCAGCCATTCAACTATGAAACCTGTTTTCGATATCCTTTGTAATATCCAGGATACAGATTTAGGGTCAGTCGCTTCCGCTATAGAAAAAAAACTCGAGCCCATTAGGAAAAAACTTCCTCCTCTCTATCGAATCAACTTAACTGGACAACTGACAAGCATGAACAGCGCTTTTCAGCAGCTAGGATTTGGAATTATTTTTGCCATAATACTCGTTTATCTTTTGATGGTGGTTAATTTCCAGTCATGGAGAGAACCTTTCATTATTCTTACTGGGCTGCCTATTGGAGGATGCGGTGTCTTATGGATGTTGCTTTTAAGTCATACCACTTTTAATGTTCCTTCACTCATGGGTATGCTCATGTCTGTAGGAGTTATTACATCAAATAGTATACTTCTCATCACTTTTGCTAATCAGAGAGTCAAAGAAGGTCTAAATCCTCTTGAGGCTTCGATAGAGTCTGGACTCATCCGATTTAGACCCATTATCATGACGGCTTCGGCTATGATTATAGGCATGCTTCCTATGTCATTAGGTTTAACTGAAGGAGGTGAACAATACGCACCTTTGGGTCGAGCTGTCATTGGTGGATTACTCTTAGGGACAGTTGGGACTTTATTTTTCGTCCCCGCAATGTTTACCACTATTCGACAGAGAAAATTATAA